The Bacteroidales bacterium genome has a segment encoding these proteins:
- a CDS encoding sugar phosphate isomerase/epimerase, translating into MKKQLLSKVLFVAVAALFLVSCNSGKKPAAEAESQAVVEATPDFQISLAQWSLHKTYFGGAPDWAEFGRLLMEDPDALLKGEMDPFDFPKVAAGYGIYCIELVNTFYFSKANDMEYWEKFKAHCEEAGVTVGLIMCDALGNLGDADPEVRKATVENHKPWVDVAAFLGAKTIRVNAAGEGTAEEVATHAVDGLSRLGEYAATRGINVVVENHGGYSSDGKWLSGVMQEVGMDNVGTLPDFGNFYEYDRYLGMEELMPYAKGVSAKSNAFDAEGNEANMDYLRIMKIVKDSGFKGYVGIEYEGTELSEDEGIKATKALLEKVFAEI; encoded by the coding sequence ATGAAAAAACAACTGCTTTCTAAAGTACTTTTTGTGGCTGTTGCCGCTCTTTTCCTGGTTTCCTGCAACAGCGGGAAAAAACCTGCAGCGGAAGCTGAGTCGCAGGCTGTTGTCGAAGCCACTCCCGATTTTCAGATCTCCCTGGCCCAGTGGTCCCTTCATAAGACCTATTTTGGCGGAGCCCCCGACTGGGCGGAGTTTGGAAGGCTGCTGATGGAAGATCCCGATGCCCTGCTCAAGGGGGAGATGGATCCCTTTGATTTCCCGAAAGTGGCTGCCGGATACGGAATTTACTGCATCGAGCTGGTGAATACCTTTTACTTCTCCAAGGCCAATGATATGGAGTACTGGGAGAAATTTAAGGCCCATTGTGAAGAGGCGGGTGTGACTGTGGGACTGATCATGTGCGATGCCCTGGGCAACCTGGGGGATGCCGATCCCGAAGTCCGCAAGGCTACCGTCGAAAATCACAAACCCTGGGTCGATGTGGCTGCCTTTCTGGGAGCAAAGACCATCCGGGTAAATGCCGCCGGAGAGGGTACTGCCGAAGAGGTGGCCACCCACGCGGTGGACGGACTCTCCAGGCTGGGTGAATATGCAGCCACCAGGGGGATCAATGTGGTGGTGGAAAACCACGGGGGTTACTCTTCCGATGGAAAGTGGCTCTCCGGGGTCATGCAGGAAGTGGGCATGGACAATGTGGGCACCCTGCCCGATTTTGGAAACTTTTACGAATATGACCGCTACCTGGGAATGGAAGAACTGATGCCCTATGCCAAGGGAGTCAGTGCCAAATCCAATGCATTCGATGCGGAAGGAAACGAGGCCAATATGGATTACCTGCGGATCATGAAGATCGTGAAGGACTCCGGTTTTAAAGGTTATGTGGGCATCGAATACGAAGGTACGGAGCTCAGCGAGGACGAAGGCATCAAGGCCACCAAGGCATTGCTGGAGAAAGTTTTTGCCGAGATTTAA